A single Plasmodium sp. gorilla clade G2 genome assembly, chromosome: 7 DNA region contains:
- a CDS encoding calcium-dependent protein kinase 4, producing the protein MGQEISSVNNTKNDHQKGNKKSVKGGNDKNEMKESNVGISKKLVENSFNNSKLRPGMFIQNSNVVFNEQYKGIKILGKGSFGEVILSRDKHTGHEYAIKVISKKHVKRKTDKESLLREVELLKMLDHINIMKLYEFFEDNNYYYLVSDVYTGGELFDEIISRKRFYEIDAARIIKQVLSGITYMHKNNVVHRDLKPENILLETKNKEDMIIKIIDFGLSTHFEYSKKMKDKIGTAYYIAPDVLHGTYDEKCDIWSCGVILYILLSGCPPFNGSNEYDILKKVEAGKYTFDLPQFKKISDKAKDLIKKMLMYTSAVRISAKDALEHEWIKMMTSKDNLNIDIPSLELSITNIRQFQSTQKLAQAALLYMGSKLTTIDETKELTKIFKKMDKNGDGQLDRNELIIGYKELLKLKGEDTSDLDNAAIEYEVDQILNSIDLDQNGYIEYSEFLTVAIDRKLLLSTERLEKAFKLFDKDGSGKISANELAQLFGLSDVSSECWKTVLKEVDQNNDGEIDFKEFRDMLIKLCNY; encoded by the exons ATGGGTCAAGAGATATCTAGTGTGAACAACACCAAAAATGACCACCAGAAAGGGAATAAAAAAAGTGTGAAAGGAgggaatgataaaaatgagaTGAAAGAAAGTAATGTAGGTATATCAAAGAAACTTGTAGAAAATAGTTTTAATAATAGTAAATTAAGACCTGGTATGTTTATACAGAATAGTAATGTTGTATTTAATGAACAATATAAAGGAATAAAAATTCTTGGAAAGGGATCATTTGGAGAGGTGATTCTAAGTAGAGATAAACATACAGGTCATGAATATGCAATAAAAGTTATAAGTAAAAAACatgtaaaaagaaaaacagaTAAAGAAAGTTTATTAAGAGAAgtagaattattaaaaatgttagatcatattaatataatgaaattatatgaattctttgaagataataattattattatttagtaTCTGATGTATATACTGGAGGAGAATTATTTGATGAAATTATTAGTAGGAAACGATTTTATGAAATTGATGCAGCCAGAATTATTAAGCAAGTTCTAAGTGGAATCACATATatgcataaaaataatgttgtACATAGAGATTTAAAAccagaaaatattttattagaaacgaaaaataaagaagatatgattattaaaattatagaCTTTGGATTATCTACACATTTTGAATATagtaaaaaaatgaaagacaAAATAGGAACTGCTTATTATATTGCTCCTGATGTATTACATGGAACATATGATGAAAAATGTGACATCTGGTCATGTGGAGTAATCCTATATATACTTCTATCAG GGTGCCCCCCTTTCAATGGGTCCAATGAATacgatattttaaaaaaagtagAAGCAGGCAAATATACATTCGATTTACCACAGTTCAAAAAAATTAGCGATAAAGCAAaagatttaataaaaaaaatgctCATGTATACTAGTGCAGTTCGCATATCAGCAAAAGATGCTTTAGAACATGAATGGATTAAAATGATGACAAGCaaagataatttaaatatagatattCCTTCCTTAGAATTAagtataacaaatataagaCAATTTCAAAGTACACAAAAATTAGCTCAAGCAGCTTTACTATATATGGGTTCAAAATTAACAACTATCGATGAAACAAAAGAATTaacaaaaatttttaaaaagatgGATAAAAATGGAGATGGACAATTAGATAGAAATGAACTCATTATTGGATACAAAGAATTATTGAAACTTAAAGGAGAAGATACTAGTGATCTAGATAATGCTGCTATTGAATATGAAGTAGATCAAATTTTAAATTCTATCGATTTAGATCAAAATGGATATATAGAATATTCTGAATTTTTAACAGTTGCTATAGATAGAAAACTTTTATTATCAACAGAAAGATTAGAAAAAGCTTTCAAATTATTTGATAAAGATGGATCAGGTAAAATTTCTGCAAATGAATTAGCTCAATTATTTGGACTCAGTGATGTCAGCTCAGAATGCTGGAAAACCGTACTCAAAGAAGTAGACCAAAATAATGATGGAGAAATTGACTTTAAAGAATTTAGAGATATGCTCATAAAACTatgtaattattaa
- a CDS encoding serine--tRNA ligase, putative, producing MVLDINLFRKEKGGNPDKIKESERKRYHDESNVDKVIECDDKWRKCIFELEELKKNMNMINKEIGNKKKVDKNADVEDLKKKSLNIKEEIPKYQLKEKELLKERNKYISKIGNLLNIKVVCSDNEDNNKIVKTWGECKILEPCEETDSSVHDNVINNNNNIKRETLNNEIENKKKIKYYYHYDLLRKIGGANFKKGIQVAGHRGYYLTGAGFLLHNAILQYALNFLVNKKYVPVYPPFFMKKNIMEECAELDDFEETLYKISSTSNSELSSQQLSSSPTNVKNDTACSTQKKTNIPSNEDLTRDDLFLIATSEQPLCALHKDETIESKRLPLKYAGLSSCFRKEAGAHGKDIRGILRVHQFDKVEQFCISLPQNSNKVHEEMIKTCEEFYQSLNIPYRIVSIVSGALNNAASIKYDLEGFFPTSNQYRELVSCSNCTDYQSINLNIRYSDSSIKINDLNKNTNLNDEMDTEYEQFLTNFHTENKYHVHLLNGTMVAAQRFLCCLLENYQNGEGIVVPEKLRPYMNNMDFIPFTE from the coding sequence atggttttagatataaatttatttcgTAAAGAGAAAGGAGGAAATCCTGATAAGATAAAAGAGTCTGAAAGGAAACGTTATCATGATGAAAGCAATGTAGATAAAGTAATTGAATGTGATGATAAGTGGAGGAAGTGTATATTTGAAttagaagaattaaaaaaaaatatgaatatgataaataaagagataggaaataaaaagaagGTTGATAAGAATGCTGATGTTGAAGATTTGAAAAAGAAGAgtttaaatataaaggaaGAAATACCTAAATATCAattgaaagaaaaagaattattaaaagaaagaaataagTATATAAGTAAGATAggtaatttattaaatattaaagtaGTATGTTCagataatgaagataataataagataGTTAAAACATGGGGTGAATGTAAAATACTTGAACCATGTGAAGAAACTGATAGTAGTGTACATGataatgtaataaataataataataatattaaaagagaaacattaaataatgaaattgaaaataaaaaaaaaataaaatattattatcattatgatttattaagaaaaataGGTGGAgctaattttaaaaaaggtATACAAGTAGCAGGTCATCGTGGTTATTATTTAACAGGTGCAGGTTTCTTATTACATAATGCTATATTACAATAtgctttaaattttttagttaataaaaaatatgtaccaGTATATCCTCcattttttatgaaaaaaaatattatggaaGAATGTGCTGAACTTGATGATTTTGAAGAAACActttataaaatatcatcTACATCAAATTCAGAATTATCATCTCAACAATTATCTTCATCTCCTACAAATGTGAAAAATGATACAGCATGTAGCACtcagaaaaaaacaaatattccATCAAATGAAGATTTAACAAGagatgatttatttttaatagcTACCTCAGAACAACCATTATGTGCTTTACATAAAGATGAAACTATAGAATCAAAAAGGTTGCCACTAAAATATGCAGGATTATCTTCTTGCTTTAGAAAAGAAGCAGGTGCACATGGAAAGGATATTAGAGGAATCTTACGGGTTCATCAATTTGATAAGGTTGAACAATTTTGTATTTCCTTACCACAAAATAGTAATAAAGTACATGAAGAAATGATTAAAACATGTGAAGAATTTTATCAATCTTTAAATATACCATATAGAATTGTTAGTATTGTATCAGGAGCATTAAATAATGCAGCTTCTATTAAATATGATTTAGAAGGATTCTTTCCTACTAGTAATCAATATAGAGAATTAGTATCTTGTAGTAATTGCACAGATTATCAAAGTATTAATCTCAATATAAGATATTCAGATTCaagtattaaaattaatgatttaaataaaaatacaaaccTAAATGATGAAATGGATACTGAATATGAACAGTTTTTAACAAATTTTCACActgaaaataaatatcatgTTCATCTATTAAATGGAACAATGGTAGCTGCACAAAGATTCTTATGTTGTCTCCTAGAAAATTATCAAAACGGAGAAGGTATTGTAGTTCCAGAAAAATTACGCCCATACATGAACAACATGGATTTTATACCCTTTACGGAGTGA
- a CDS encoding thioredoxin-like protein, translated as MNKINKLSKGNNIIFFNSKRCFYNFHGIYSKLEKCVMIKYPHKKQQPFESNILYYKYITSNTNTNNRNGNNKSRNKKIYLCSLLSIGLVGYIYFNWYEKKKKVTGFLKEMKEISDELFDNLDNIVLFVLDKNKLNEEKKKIEHIKNEIQKLNIKNLNYLYTYNEHTKDYSCFLYKGRRRRNITEDELINEPIKDIVQPFFIPVSENYEQINQGNNTDQYPIYVTHDTFQKEIIEDSKNNKILVVLFEDTCFLCFLYKPFINTLHKLFKENNIKLKIKKYNIEKNDYAPNMIVSRGTPTFLLYHNGKGNKLAEYKPNDIINKIDEIIESPKNMKEQMLEKVELIHERMHLFGYLTMWMTESKIIENMLIKRHIKDLSPKKSDDENIYNDILTSLIEEDTHRNDLIEESLDYSKEKIKEAEKGCFVAAMMMANELIDEEKKKV; from the exons atgaataaaataaataagctaagtaaaggaaataatattatattttttaacagTAAAAgatgtttttataattttcatggTATCTACAGTAAGTTAGAAAAATGTGTAATGATAAAATACCCACATAAAAAACAACAACCCTTTGAAagcaatatattatattataaatatataactagTAACACTAACACAAATAATAGAaatggaaataataaaagtagaaataagaaaatatatttgtgttcTTTATTAAGTATTGGTTTagttggatatatatattttaattggtatgaaaaaaaaaaaaaggtaacaggatttttaaaagaaatgaaaGAAATATCAGATGAACTTTTTGATAACTTAGataatattgtattatttgtattagataaaaataaattaaatgaagaaaaaaaaaaaattgaacatattaaaaatgaaatacaaaaacttaatattaaaaatttaaattatctatatacatataatgaaCATACTAAAGATTATTCATGTTTTCTATATAAAGGAAGgagaagaagaaatataaCTGAAGATGAATTAATAAACGAACCTATTAAAGATATTGTTCAACCTTTTTTTATACCTGTTAGtgaaaattatgaacaaataaatcaAGGAAATAATACTGATCAATATCCTATATATGTAACACATGATACATTTCAAAAGGAG aTTATTGAagattcaaaaaataataaaatcttGGTCGTGTTATTTGAAGACACTTGTTTTTTGTGTTTCCTATATAAACCATTTATAAATACTTTACACAAGTTATTTAAGGAGAATAAT attaagttaaaaataaaaaaatataacatagaGAAAAACGACTATGCACCAAATATGATTGTTTCTAGAGGAACACCcacctttttattatatcacaa tgGAAAAGGAAATAAGTTAGCGGAATATAAACCCAACGACATTATTAACAAAATAGATGAG ATTATTGAATCTCCAAAAAATATGAAGGAGCAAATGTTGGAGAAGGTAGAACTGATACATGAGAGGATGCACCTATTTGGCTATTTAACAATGTG gaTGACTGAATCGAaaattattgaaaatatGCTTATAAAAAGACACATTAAGGATTTATCACCAAAG AAATccgatgatgaaaatatttataatgatatattaacatCTCTTATTGAGGAAGACACACACAGAAACGATTTAATTGAAGAGAGCTTGGATTATAGTAAAGAGAAAATCAAAGAAGCCGAAAAGGGTTGTTTTGTAGCAGCAATg ATGATGGCTAACGAATTGATAGacgaagaaaaaaaaaaagtttag